In Silene latifolia isolate original U9 population chromosome X, ASM4854445v1, whole genome shotgun sequence, the following proteins share a genomic window:
- the LOC141623520 gene encoding protein NEOXANTHIN-DEFICIENT 1 isoform X2 encodes MEETKASIRGYGIPPWNFKGRAIYQFHLVKSQVARALIPKDFRLVEAFGYTLGGFFLANYDDSPAGAFDELVVIAGLVWNPPTSCAWASKVLVNSNEACLHGRTEVGLPSHVARFTKLTANKEQQASRFNRFLNKFGVCSTMPDPKVFLETQVAELDASASTEEIFNINLLSSLPQENSKKAWLGPHIKMSLPSFSGRTQYHSSLLKYSCQMESRVRIVHPLLVSTPSHTADLQTQQPAVEDQNSSSVNQANRNSLSLTVMLSKPILALEFSCLTMNVETPLVISE; translated from the exons ATGGAGGAAACTAAAGCATCAATTAGAGGCTATGGTATTCCACCTTGGAACTTCAAAGGCAG GGCTATATATCAGTTTCATCTTGTTAAGTCTCAAGTAGCTCGAGCTCTCATTCCTAAAGACTTTCGACTTGTTGAAGCCTTTGG TTACACACTTGGTGGTTTTTTTCTAGCTAACTATGATGATAGCCCTGCTGGAGCTTTTGATGAA CTGGTGGTTATTGCAGGACTAGTTTGGAATCCTCCAACTTCTTGCGC ATGGGCGTCTAAGGTTCTTGTGAACAGCAATGAGGCATGTCTTCATGGAAGAACG GAGGTGGGCCTTCCAAGCCATGTTGCTAGGTTCACAAAG CTCACAGCTAATAAGGAGCAACAGGCAAGCAGATTTAACCGGTTTTTGAACAAGTTCGGTGTATGTTCTACTATGCCTGATCCGAAGGTTTTCTTGGAGACACAAGTTGCCGAACTTGATGCTTCTGCGTCTACAGAAGAGATCTTTAATATCAACCTCCTGAGTTCTT TACCTCAAGAAAATTCTAAAAAAGCATGGTTGGGGCCACACATCAAAATGTCACTTCCAAGCTTTAG TGGACGTACACAGTATCATTCCAGTCTTCTCAAATACTCTTGCCAAATGGAGTCCAG GGTTCGCATAGTGCATCCTCTCCTAGTATCAACGCCTTCTCATACCGCTGATCTACAGACACAGCAACCGGCTGTTGAGGACCAAAATTCAAGTTCTGTAAATCAAGCAAATAGAAATTCCTTAAGTCTTACAGTTATGCTATCAAAGCCTATATTGGCTCTTGAATTCAGCTGTCTGACCATGAATGTTGAGACTCCTCTCGTCATTTCGGAGTGA
- the LOC141623520 gene encoding protein NEOXANTHIN-DEFICIENT 1 isoform X1, whose translation MEETKASIRGYGIPPWNFKGRYIFALCRAIYQFHLVKSQVARALIPKDFRLVEAFGYTLGGFFLANYDDSPAGAFDELVVIAGLVWNPPTSCAWASKVLVNSNEACLHGRTEVGLPSHVARFTKLTANKEQQASRFNRFLNKFGVCSTMPDPKVFLETQVAELDASASTEEIFNINLLSSLPQENSKKAWLGPHIKMSLPSFSGRTQYHSSLLKYSCQMESRVRIVHPLLVSTPSHTADLQTQQPAVEDQNSSSVNQANRNSLSLTVMLSKPILALEFSCLTMNVETPLVISE comes from the exons ATGGAGGAAACTAAAGCATCAATTAGAGGCTATGGTATTCCACCTTGGAACTTCAAAGGCAG atatatattTGCACTTTGCAGGGCTATATATCAGTTTCATCTTGTTAAGTCTCAAGTAGCTCGAGCTCTCATTCCTAAAGACTTTCGACTTGTTGAAGCCTTTGG TTACACACTTGGTGGTTTTTTTCTAGCTAACTATGATGATAGCCCTGCTGGAGCTTTTGATGAA CTGGTGGTTATTGCAGGACTAGTTTGGAATCCTCCAACTTCTTGCGC ATGGGCGTCTAAGGTTCTTGTGAACAGCAATGAGGCATGTCTTCATGGAAGAACG GAGGTGGGCCTTCCAAGCCATGTTGCTAGGTTCACAAAG CTCACAGCTAATAAGGAGCAACAGGCAAGCAGATTTAACCGGTTTTTGAACAAGTTCGGTGTATGTTCTACTATGCCTGATCCGAAGGTTTTCTTGGAGACACAAGTTGCCGAACTTGATGCTTCTGCGTCTACAGAAGAGATCTTTAATATCAACCTCCTGAGTTCTT TACCTCAAGAAAATTCTAAAAAAGCATGGTTGGGGCCACACATCAAAATGTCACTTCCAAGCTTTAG TGGACGTACACAGTATCATTCCAGTCTTCTCAAATACTCTTGCCAAATGGAGTCCAG GGTTCGCATAGTGCATCCTCTCCTAGTATCAACGCCTTCTCATACCGCTGATCTACAGACACAGCAACCGGCTGTTGAGGACCAAAATTCAAGTTCTGTAAATCAAGCAAATAGAAATTCCTTAAGTCTTACAGTTATGCTATCAAAGCCTATATTGGCTCTTGAATTCAGCTGTCTGACCATGAATGTTGAGACTCCTCTCGTCATTTCGGAGTGA